The Cylindrospermum stagnale PCC 7417 genome segment TGTATCCCAACCGATTTTAGGAAGCGTTATTCCCAGTATTGTTTTAGGTTTATTACTGGTATTACGCACAAATACGGCTTATGAACGCTTTTGGGAGGGCAGAAAATGCTGGGGTTCTATAGTAAATAATGTCCGAAATCTAGCGCGGCAAATTTGGATATCCATTGATGAAATCACCCCAGAAGATAGAGAGCAGAAAATTTTAGCCTTGCGGTTATTGGTAGCTTTTGCAGTGACAACAAAATTGCATTTACGGGGAGAAAACATCAACAAGGAGTTAGAAGAATTGATGCCATCTTCTAAATATCACAAGCTCAAGGGTATGAATTTTTCTCCTCTAGAAGTAGCTTTCTGGATTGGAGATTATTTACAGCAGCAATACAATAGAAGCCGGATAAATATCCACCAGTTAACAGCTATGCAAGAATTATTGAATAATCTGGTGGATAATTTAGGAGCTTGCGAACGGATTTTAAAAACACCGCTGCCAGTAGCTTATGGGATTTTGCTTAAGCAATTATTGTTACTATATTGCTTTCTACTACCATTTCAAATAGTAGAAAATCTCAAT includes the following:
- a CDS encoding bestrophin family protein — its product is MSEKLQWFQVALQLRGPVLTAISLRVLLCGKFGGIVSILYYFELPVSQPILGSVIPSIVLGLLLVLRTNTAYERFWEGRKCWGSIVNNVRNLARQIWISIDEITPEDREQKILALRLLVAFAVTTKLHLRGENINKELEELMPSSKYHKLKGMNFSPLEVAFWIGDYLQQQYNRSRINIHQLTAMQELLNNLVDNLGACERILKTPLPVAYGILLKQLLLLYCFLLPFQIVENLNWWTGLAVALVGFTLFGIEEIGLEIENPFGYNSYHLPLDTICNTIKRNISDLISLTPSAQSYTKNI